One Syntrophaceae bacterium DNA window includes the following coding sequences:
- a CDS encoding methyltransferase, giving the protein MDRYYIESFLKRHSDDIKGRVLEIGDPGYTREFGGSKVERADVLHAIEGNPEATIVGDLSTGKGIPRSAFDCMILTQTLLCIYEVREAVANVYSALKPGGVLLATFPGISQISRYDMDRWGDYWRFTTLSAQKMFGNVFPPEMIEVKAHGNVLVAVSFLHGLATEELTSNELDFHDPDYEVLITVRAVKPEE; this is encoded by the coding sequence ATAGACCGATATTACATAGAATCGTTTCTGAAACGCCATAGCGATGATATCAAGGGGCGGGTGCTGGAGATAGGTGACCCTGGGTACACGCGCGAATTTGGAGGAAGCAAAGTTGAGAGAGCGGATGTGCTTCATGCGATTGAAGGGAATCCGGAGGCGACAATCGTCGGTGATCTGAGCACCGGCAAGGGCATCCCCAGAAGTGCATTCGATTGCATGATATTAACGCAAACTCTGCTATGTATCTATGAAGTCCGGGAGGCAGTTGCCAATGTGTATTCGGCACTCAAACCGGGCGGCGTTCTTTTGGCTACATTCCCGGGTATCAGCCAGATCAGCCGTTATGACATGGACCGCTGGGGAGATTACTGGCGCTTTACAACATTGTCCGCCCAAAAAATGTTCGGCAATGTTTTCCCGCCGGAGATGATCGAGGTTAAGGCACACGGGAATGTACTCGTGGCTGTCTCTTTCCTTCATGGATTGGCGACGGAAGAACTCACCAGCAATGAACTGGACTTTCACGACCCGGATTACGAGGTCCTGATTACCGTCAGGGCTGTAAAGCCCGAGGAATAG
- a CDS encoding class I SAM-dependent methyltransferase encodes MEIDDNHVDYWIHFWNNNPIIENENLQKQIGRTINKVPVDQNVWEKTVEDIKRIIDLDAHDNIIDLCSGNGLLSVPLAQRCKQVIAVDISKKLLDRIDTNKYKNIVKIEGDLRNIKFENDSYTKAILYFALQHFSERESILIVKSVYNWLRPGGLFFIGDILDIDKKFVFYRTKKWQKEYFNSIITRRSIGTWFKRDYFEKLASFIGFKKCQILDQPPFQINSHYRFDVIMEK; translated from the coding sequence ATGGAAATAGATGATAATCATGTCGATTATTGGATCCATTTCTGGAATAATAATCCTATTATCGAGAATGAGAATTTGCAAAAGCAAATCGGTAGAACGATCAATAAAGTTCCCGTAGATCAAAATGTATGGGAAAAGACGGTCGAAGATATAAAAAGGATAATTGATTTAGATGCTCACGATAATATCATTGACCTATGCTCCGGCAATGGTTTGCTTTCAGTTCCGTTAGCACAGAGATGTAAACAGGTTATCGCTGTTGATATTTCAAAGAAATTATTGGACAGGATCGACACAAATAAATATAAAAATATTGTGAAAATCGAAGGTGATTTAAGAAACATTAAATTCGAGAATGATTCCTATACAAAGGCTATTTTATATTTTGCATTGCAGCACTTCAGTGAACGAGAGTCCATTTTAATTGTCAAGTCTGTTTATAATTGGCTTAGGCCAGGGGGATTGTTCTTTATTGGTGATATATTGGATATAGATAAGAAGTTTGTTTTCTATAGAACAAAAAAATGGCAAAAAGAGTATTTCAATTCGATAATTACAAGGAGGTCTATTGGCACGTGGTTTAAAAGAGATTATTTTGAGAAACTGGCCTCGTTTATTGGGTTTAAGAAATGCCAGATACTTGATCAACCGCCATTTCAAATAAATTCTCATTACAGATTCGATGTTATTATGGAGAAATGA
- a CDS encoding glycosyltransferase yields the protein MKNLNIDWKNSSMADRPMHVLQVSTRDIGGGAERIAFNLFQAYRAKGHFSKLAVGFRHSDDEDVFSVPNDDYRDADPPLRYMSGNMLLKGLGFLQSIVKKKRHSIRQKKIQKGYEDFEYPGTRQLLDHKAINPDIVHCHNLHGGYFDLRLIPWISKQVPLLLTLHDAWLLSGHCAHSFDCERWQTGCGKCPDLTIYPAIRSDATTYNWRRKRKIYSRSRFYVVVPSQWLMNKVMESMLAQSIVLARVIPNGVDLSVFKTADQEKVRIALGLPREAVVLLFVANGIQNNVFKDYLTMRKAVALVAARKHDHKLIFLALGADAPAEKIDEAEVQFIPYQKDPAVVAQYHQAADIYIHASNAEVWGLTITEALACGTPVVVTSVGGIPEQVNDGVTGFLTPPGDPEMMAFRIQQLIDDVSLRETMGRSAAADAKSRFNIDRMADEYLNWYREILK from the coding sequence ATGAAGAATTTGAACATCGACTGGAAGAATTCTTCAATGGCTGACAGGCCAATGCATGTTCTTCAAGTCAGTACGCGGGATATAGGCGGTGGCGCCGAGAGGATTGCGTTTAATCTTTTTCAGGCCTACAGAGCGAAAGGGCATTTTTCAAAACTGGCGGTTGGTTTCAGGCACAGCGATGATGAGGATGTCTTCTCGGTTCCCAATGATGATTATCGAGACGCCGATCCGCCCCTGAGATACATGTCCGGCAATATGCTTCTGAAGGGGCTCGGATTTCTTCAAAGCATTGTCAAAAAAAAACGCCATTCGATCAGGCAAAAAAAAATACAAAAGGGATATGAAGATTTTGAGTATCCGGGTACCAGGCAACTGCTTGATCATAAAGCGATAAATCCAGATATTGTTCATTGCCATAATCTTCATGGCGGCTACTTTGACCTGAGGCTGATTCCATGGATAAGCAAACAGGTTCCATTACTTCTCACGCTTCATGACGCCTGGCTATTAAGTGGGCACTGTGCTCATTCTTTTGACTGCGAGCGCTGGCAGACCGGCTGTGGAAAATGTCCTGACCTGACGATATACCCGGCCATCAGAAGCGATGCTACAACATACAACTGGCGAAGAAAAAGAAAGATATATTCAAGAAGTAGATTCTATGTTGTTGTTCCGTCCCAATGGCTGATGAACAAAGTTATGGAATCGATGCTGGCGCAGTCGATTGTTCTTGCCAGGGTGATTCCAAATGGTGTGGACCTTTCCGTATTCAAGACCGCCGATCAAGAGAAGGTTCGCATTGCATTGGGGCTTCCGCGGGAAGCGGTCGTTCTGCTTTTCGTAGCCAACGGCATCCAGAACAATGTCTTTAAGGATTATCTGACAATGAGGAAGGCAGTGGCTTTGGTTGCCGCGAGAAAGCACGATCACAAATTAATATTTCTTGCACTTGGAGCTGATGCACCAGCGGAAAAGATTGATGAGGCAGAGGTGCAATTTATCCCATATCAAAAAGATCCAGCAGTTGTTGCCCAATACCACCAAGCGGCGGATATCTACATCCATGCATCAAATGCTGAGGTTTGGGGGTTGACGATAACGGAAGCCCTTGCATGCGGAACGCCCGTCGTGGTGACCTCGGTTGGCGGCATTCCAGAACAGGTAAATGATGGAGTGACAGGCTTTCTGACACCTCCGGGTGATCCGGAAATGATGGCCTTCCGTATTCAGCAATTGATTGACGATGTGTCATTGAGGGAAACCATGGGGCGGAGTGCTGCTGCAGATGCGAAAAGCAGATTTAATATCGATAGGATGGCCGACGAGTATCTTAATTGGTATCGTGAAATCTTAAAATAA
- a CDS encoding glycosyltransferase family 4 protein, which yields MKICLVSEEFPPETGWGGIGTHTYNLAHAMAALGHPVSVVSKSVDGKNTSLIKNNLSIHRIVDSDLNATFFNVFNSLVNKIPSPSLRSAFLQYPLNTLRRSAAIAAWIRENGPFDIIEYPDYGGEAFWGLFKEKIPIPVVVKLHTPLFLTQRLNSVPDNDIAVRLRKWMEKYSIMHATKLISPTKSLSEIVGAEYGIPEAEVLPNCIDTEYFSFKEKEGQKKDWIIMYAGRLERRKGVELLAKAIPLVVDRVPNVKIQMVGRDTPTAEGGTSMKAWLNRCFEERGISRHVEFAGEVPKEKIVGYYQNADACVLPSLWENLPYTCLEAMSCGTPVVGSNVGGFPEIITDGLNGFLFQSRDHEDLAKKILELINSEQIRALGRRARERIVTAYGHGVIAKQMIELYQKITMGRESCRS from the coding sequence ATGAAAATATGCCTTGTATCGGAAGAATTTCCTCCGGAAACCGGGTGGGGAGGGATAGGCACACACACTTACAACCTTGCACATGCAATGGCGGCGCTCGGCCATCCGGTCAGTGTGGTTTCAAAATCAGTAGATGGTAAAAATACATCGCTTATCAAAAACAATCTTTCCATACATCGAATTGTAGATTCCGATCTTAACGCCACCTTCTTCAACGTATTTAATTCCCTTGTAAACAAGATCCCAAGTCCTTCCCTTCGATCTGCTTTTCTTCAATATCCTTTGAATACTCTCCGCCGCAGCGCAGCCATAGCGGCTTGGATCAGAGAAAACGGACCATTTGATATCATTGAGTATCCGGATTACGGCGGGGAGGCATTCTGGGGTCTGTTCAAGGAGAAAATCCCGATCCCTGTGGTCGTGAAACTGCATACTCCTCTTTTTTTGACGCAGCGACTCAATTCCGTTCCCGATAACGATATTGCCGTAAGACTGAGGAAGTGGATGGAGAAGTATTCCATAATGCATGCGACAAAACTTATTTCTCCTACGAAAAGTCTTTCTGAGATTGTCGGTGCGGAATACGGTATCCCGGAAGCGGAGGTTTTACCGAACTGCATCGATACGGAATATTTTTCCTTCAAGGAAAAGGAGGGGCAAAAGAAGGATTGGATCATCATGTATGCCGGCCGGTTGGAAAGACGAAAAGGGGTGGAGCTGTTGGCGAAAGCGATTCCTCTTGTTGTCGACCGGGTTCCGAATGTGAAGATACAAATGGTGGGAAGAGATACGCCGACGGCGGAAGGCGGCACTTCCATGAAGGCATGGTTGAATCGCTGCTTTGAAGAACGTGGGATTTCACGGCATGTAGAATTTGCAGGGGAAGTTCCGAAGGAAAAGATCGTCGGATATTATCAGAATGCCGACGCTTGCGTGCTGCCGTCCCTCTGGGAGAATCTTCCCTATACCTGCCTGGAAGCGATGTCTTGCGGCACTCCCGTCGTGGGAAGCAATGTGGGCGGGTTTCCCGAAATAATCACCGACGGCCTGAACGGTTTTCTCTTTCAATCAAGAGATCACGAAGATCTGGCAAAAAAGATCCTGGAACTCATCAACAGCGAACAAATACGGGCTCTCGGGCGAAGGGCCCGCGAGAGAATCGTAACCGCTTATGGCCATGGGGTAATCGCAAAGCAAATGATTGAACTTTATCAAAAAATCACGATGGGTCGAGAATCATGCCGTTCCTGA
- a CDS encoding polysaccharide deacetylase family protein yields the protein MHLIKALSSYTRRQFRDTKWRAVILLYHRVTELSTDPQLLSVTRDNFARHLQVMKKHGKVVSLRRIADAIPSCSLPARSIAITFDDGYSDNLHNALPLLEQSHCPATFFISTGYVDRGREFWWDELDRVLLQPGLLPRTLDLKIDGSSYSWTLNDATYYNESDYQQNRLWNVLESDAPTSRQHIYRSICQLIQPLGDAERQGIINEFLKWAGAEPICRPTHGILSEKEIKRLSESRLAEIGSHTMSHPVLSKLNLDMQRVDIGENKAQLEKIIGRPVNSFSYPFGTETDYTDDTVSLVRQAGFQCACSNFPGVVSRDSDSFQLPRCLIRNWSDEEFEHRLEEFFNG from the coding sequence GTGCATTTGATCAAAGCGCTATCAAGTTATACAAGGCGTCAGTTTCGCGATACCAAGTGGAGGGCTGTGATATTGCTTTACCACAGGGTGACGGAACTGAGTACGGATCCTCAGTTGCTGAGCGTTACGCGGGATAATTTTGCTCGACATCTTCAAGTGATGAAGAAACACGGAAAGGTGGTTTCCCTTCGTCGGATTGCTGATGCGATTCCCTCCTGCAGTCTTCCGGCCAGGTCGATCGCCATAACATTCGATGACGGATACTCGGACAATCTCCACAATGCGCTGCCTTTGCTCGAACAAAGCCACTGTCCTGCTACGTTTTTTATTTCGACAGGTTACGTCGACAGGGGACGAGAATTCTGGTGGGACGAATTGGACCGGGTGCTGCTTCAGCCCGGGTTGCTTCCGCGGACCCTTGATTTGAAAATAGATGGAAGCAGCTATTCTTGGACCTTAAATGATGCAACATATTATAATGAAAGCGATTATCAGCAAAACCGTCTCTGGAATGTACTTGAAAGCGATGCTCCAACCAGCCGCCAGCATATTTACAGATCGATTTGCCAGTTGATTCAACCTTTAGGTGATGCGGAACGTCAAGGAATAATTAATGAATTCTTAAAATGGGCGGGTGCTGAACCAATATGCAGGCCAACACACGGCATCCTTTCAGAGAAAGAGATAAAGAGACTGTCGGAATCTCGTCTTGCGGAAATAGGGTCCCATACGATGTCACACCCCGTCCTTTCGAAACTGAATCTGGACATGCAGCGGGTGGATATCGGAGAAAACAAGGCTCAACTGGAGAAGATCATTGGGAGACCGGTGAATAGTTTCTCATATCCTTTTGGTACGGAAACCGATTACACGGATGATACCGTGTCGCTTGTCAGGCAGGCAGGATTTCAATGCGCCTGTTCAAATTTCCCCGGAGTCGTCTCCAGAGACAGCGATTCCTTTCAGTTGCCCCGTTGCCTGATACGGAATTGGTCGGATGAAGAATTTGAACATCGACTGGAAGAATTCTTCAATGGCTGA
- a CDS encoding glycosyltransferase: MKNIPKISVVTPSFNQGRFLEKTILSVLEQDYPNIEYIVIDGGSSDGSVEIIKKYEKQLAYWISEPDRGQSHAINKGFERATGDIFGWLNSDDWYHPGALKAVVEGFAAHPEAGALVGGGDYVGENGQLLTTTVRKKVDLESISGWYNHYFWQPSCFFRREVWNSCGPLDESLTLAMDLDLWLKIAKRYTFATTETILSTTLRHENAKTSAWMHESDITTLRLVLKHGGAAGASNIIESYANHIIDYHKDVDWRIDENKRINRFMNEQLEEKNRQITERDRLIREREREISERDRLLGERDRQMGERDRLIGERDRQIVEKDRVIAEQERRIDERDKAINEREQRIREHSARIEEKDQHINALYDSKSWRLTAPLRWLAGKFVKHD; this comes from the coding sequence ATGAAAAATATACCTAAAATCAGCGTTGTCACGCCTTCCTTCAACCAGGGCCGTTTTCTCGAAAAAACCATCCTTTCCGTACTTGAGCAGGATTATCCAAATATTGAATATATCGTCATTGACGGCGGCAGCTCCGACGGCAGCGTTGAGATCATCAAAAAGTATGAAAAACAGTTGGCTTACTGGATCAGCGAGCCGGATCGAGGGCAGAGCCATGCCATCAACAAGGGATTTGAGCGGGCGACCGGGGATATCTTTGGCTGGCTGAACTCGGATGACTGGTATCATCCAGGGGCACTGAAGGCCGTTGTAGAGGGGTTCGCTGCCCATCCGGAAGCCGGAGCGCTGGTGGGTGGGGGGGATTATGTGGGTGAAAATGGTCAGTTATTAACAACGACTGTTAGAAAGAAAGTAGATCTTGAATCCATATCCGGCTGGTACAATCATTATTTCTGGCAACCCTCCTGTTTTTTCAGGAGAGAGGTCTGGAATTCATGCGGGCCATTGGATGAATCGCTGACTCTGGCGATGGATCTGGATCTGTGGCTCAAGATTGCAAAAAGATATACGTTTGCCACAACGGAAACAATTCTTTCGACGACTTTGAGGCACGAAAACGCCAAGACGTCCGCATGGATGCACGAATCCGATATCACAACCCTGAGATTGGTTTTAAAGCACGGAGGTGCAGCCGGAGCGTCCAATATCATTGAGAGTTACGCTAACCATATCATCGATTACCATAAAGATGTCGATTGGCGGATTGACGAGAATAAGCGTATTAATCGTTTCATGAATGAACAACTGGAAGAAAAAAACAGGCAAATAACGGAAAGAGACCGGTTGATTCGTGAGCGGGAGAGGGAAATAAGTGAGAGAGATCGACTGCTTGGTGAACGGGACAGACAGATGGGCGAGAGAGATCGGCTTATTGGTGAACGGGACCGTCAAATTGTTGAGAAAGATCGAGTGATCGCGGAACAAGAAAGGCGGATCGACGAGCGAGATAAGGCAATTAATGAAAGAGAGCAACGAATAAGAGAACATAGTGCTCGAATAGAAGAAAAGGATCAGCACATCAATGCTCTTTATGATTCAAAGAGCTGGAGGCTGACGGCTCCTTTAAGGTGGTTGGCTGGTAAATTTGTTAAGCATGATTGA
- a CDS encoding fused MFS/spermidine synthase → MNINKRITVLSIIFILSGFTALIYQMVWQRLLTVYYGVGAVSITLIISIYMAGLGLGALWGGQISERIKRRLELYCLVELILGVFGIASPYLLDALGKSTAGSPYPLTCIYLSLYLLFPTILMGSTLPLLTKIFNQYINDYFQTVSYLYFINTLGAALGAVFTSYFLISFWGLDTAVYFAAALNIFMAACIYIAKSASVGTIQETSGILRTKAGEKVSSWGKKAYLWVFLTGFMAIGYELIWIRITSFLVKDSPYAFSSALSVYLLGIALGSYFMSLYLRKNPIVDQGRLFFKLQFLIGVTVSIIFIGYYYATKMTLVSELTRLSFQTEVHPPWMNHLFTVIPPSIALPDSLFLQCDIFLWPLFFEFIPTLFMGATFPLLASLSLWKKDNEGRSIGNVYFFNIAGNVAGGIITGFVLFPVLGTEITLLGFCTIGILLGYLSLRRNAIRLMVLSKRVLVALIIIIVLLIFPKQGQLYSSMYFPQGKDMDLFFEEGVEGVVGTFKKGEYIENYIHGVAHGGRFPGNVFYYQAIEAARHARRVHNVLIIGYGTGSTTEAILKLGEVKKVTIVEINETLIKNLRKISIFNQMLMDPRLHLVIDDGRRYLLRSKEKYDLIIADPLLVTTVYSNNLHSKQFFEVVKNHLSSYGVFSMWANEREIISRTIASVFAPVKVHSSLFFAATEPFYSDGQRLEELSIALWPDKPDRFYELQAEEAFRYLFATQKINKDLRSINSDWKPNVEYFLGLRRKYESISRDVVWRERLEEKTNY, encoded by the coding sequence GTGAATATAAACAAACGAATAACTGTATTATCAATCATATTCATCCTTTCCGGGTTTACTGCTCTTATATATCAAATGGTATGGCAACGCTTGCTGACTGTCTATTACGGCGTTGGGGCCGTCTCAATCACCCTTATTATAAGTATTTACATGGCCGGGCTAGGGTTGGGTGCTTTATGGGGTGGACAAATATCCGAGCGGATAAAAAGACGATTGGAGTTGTATTGTCTCGTTGAGCTTATACTTGGTGTTTTTGGTATTGCAAGTCCATATCTGCTCGATGCATTGGGAAAAAGTACAGCGGGAAGTCCATATCCGCTTACTTGCATTTATCTATCGTTATATTTACTGTTTCCTACCATTCTAATGGGTTCAACCCTGCCGCTTCTTACAAAGATATTTAATCAATACATAAATGATTATTTTCAGACTGTAAGCTATCTGTATTTTATTAATACGCTAGGTGCGGCTCTGGGGGCGGTCTTTACTAGTTATTTCTTGATATCATTCTGGGGGCTGGATACAGCTGTATATTTTGCAGCAGCTCTTAACATCTTCATGGCAGCTTGTATTTATATTGCAAAGAGTGCGAGTGTCGGGACGATTCAAGAAACGTCAGGCATATTAAGAACAAAGGCTGGGGAAAAGGTTTCATCTTGGGGTAAGAAGGCATACTTGTGGGTCTTTCTCACGGGGTTTATGGCCATTGGCTATGAACTGATCTGGATTCGAATAACAAGCTTCCTGGTGAAGGACTCTCCCTATGCGTTCAGCAGCGCTTTATCCGTTTATCTTCTTGGTATTGCGCTTGGAAGCTATTTCATGAGCCTGTATCTTCGGAAGAATCCGATAGTTGATCAGGGTAGATTGTTTTTTAAGCTGCAATTCCTGATTGGTGTTACTGTATCGATTATCTTCATCGGTTATTATTATGCGACGAAGATGACTCTGGTGAGCGAATTGACGAGACTGTCGTTTCAGACAGAAGTTCATCCACCATGGATGAATCATCTGTTTACTGTAATTCCCCCATCCATCGCATTACCTGATAGTCTATTCCTTCAGTGTGATATTTTCTTATGGCCTCTATTTTTCGAATTTATTCCAACGCTATTTATGGGGGCAACGTTTCCATTACTTGCTTCGTTATCATTATGGAAAAAGGATAATGAAGGGCGCAGCATTGGAAACGTATATTTCTTCAACATTGCAGGTAATGTGGCAGGCGGCATCATAACAGGTTTTGTGCTGTTTCCTGTTCTGGGAACAGAAATTACACTTCTCGGATTTTGTACAATTGGAATACTGCTCGGTTATTTATCATTGAGGCGTAATGCCATCAGGCTGATGGTTCTCTCAAAAAGGGTTCTTGTTGCCCTGATCATAATTATCGTATTGCTGATTTTTCCAAAACAGGGACAATTGTATTCATCAATGTATTTCCCGCAAGGAAAGGACATGGATTTATTTTTTGAAGAAGGAGTTGAAGGAGTAGTCGGAACTTTTAAAAAAGGAGAATATATAGAGAATTATATTCATGGTGTTGCTCATGGCGGCCGCTTCCCCGGCAATGTCTTTTATTATCAGGCTATAGAAGCTGCCAGGCACGCACGGAGAGTCCATAATGTACTAATCATCGGATATGGTACGGGATCCACAACAGAGGCTATTCTAAAACTAGGTGAAGTCAAAAAAGTAACCATAGTTGAAATTAACGAAACGCTTATTAAGAATTTACGCAAAATATCTATATTTAATCAAATGTTAATGGATCCCCGACTTCATTTAGTTATTGATGACGGCCGAAGATACTTGTTGCGATCCAAGGAAAAGTATGATCTCATTATTGCGGATCCCTTATTGGTAACAACTGTTTACAGTAATAATCTTCATTCGAAGCAGTTCTTTGAAGTTGTAAAAAATCATCTATCCTCATATGGAGTGTTTAGTATGTGGGCAAATGAGCGAGAAATTATTTCAAGAACCATTGCCTCTGTATTCGCTCCTGTGAAGGTTCATTCATCATTGTTTTTTGCGGCAACTGAGCCATTTTATTCCGATGGCCAACGATTGGAGGAGCTAAGTATTGCGCTTTGGCCTGATAAGCCTGATCGTTTTTATGAACTTCAAGCTGAGGAAGCCTTTCGCTATTTATTTGCGACTCAGAAAATCAACAAAGATTTGCGGAGTATAAACAGTGATTGGAAGCCGAACGTTGAGTATTTCCTAGGATTAAGAAGAAAATACGAGTCCATTTCGAGAGATGTTGTTTGGAGGGAACGATTAGAAGAAAAAACAAACTATTAA
- a CDS encoding aminotransferase class I/II-fold pyridoxal phosphate-dependent enzyme → MKLSCNDLGIFGGKPSFIEHQHVGRPNIGNRERFLELINDMLDRRWLTNQGAYVQEFERRIASMLGIKHCVAMCNGTIALEIAIRALELKGEVIVPSFTFIATAHSLQWQEITPVFCDIDPATHHLDPTHIEKMITPRTTGILGVHTWGRPCDIEALSEIAERNKLKLLFDAAHAFACSHRGRMIGNFGNAEVFSFHATKFFNTMEGGAVVTNDDALAGKMRLMKNFGFDGLDSVIYIGTNGKMSEASAAMGLANLANLEEFIAANRRNYECYRSWLDGIPGISLLEYDEGEKRNYHYIILEVDEEEAGLSRDELQNVLWAENILARRYFYPGCHRMEPYRSCFPHARLLLKETERICKRVLVLPTGSSIDPESIKTICNIIRLAVAHGKDIRKNMNPDETG, encoded by the coding sequence ATGAAACTATCCTGTAATGATCTCGGCATATTCGGCGGTAAACCATCATTTATCGAACATCAGCACGTCGGTCGCCCCAATATCGGGAATCGGGAGCGCTTCCTCGAATTGATCAACGACATGCTGGACCGGAGATGGCTCACCAATCAAGGTGCTTATGTGCAGGAGTTTGAGCGGAGAATTGCCTCGATGCTCGGAATAAAGCATTGCGTTGCCATGTGTAATGGAACCATTGCTCTGGAAATAGCAATCCGCGCGTTGGAGTTGAAGGGGGAGGTGATCGTGCCGTCGTTTACCTTCATTGCCACGGCACACTCCCTTCAGTGGCAGGAGATCACGCCTGTTTTCTGCGACATCGATCCTGCCACCCATCACCTGGATCCAACGCATATAGAGAAGATGATTACTCCGAGAACGACCGGGATTCTTGGCGTTCACACGTGGGGAAGACCCTGCGATATAGAGGCCTTGTCGGAGATTGCGGAAAGAAACAAGCTGAAGCTCCTGTTTGACGCGGCTCACGCTTTTGCCTGTTCGCATCGGGGAAGGATGATCGGCAATTTCGGGAACGCCGAGGTCTTCAGCTTTCATGCGACGAAGTTCTTCAACACCATGGAGGGCGGGGCGGTTGTCACGAATGATGACGCCTTGGCAGGCAAGATGCGCCTGATGAAGAACTTCGGATTTGACGGGCTGGACAGCGTTATCTACATCGGCACGAACGGCAAGATGAGCGAGGCCTCGGCGGCCATGGGTCTGGCGAACCTGGCGAACCTTGAGGAATTTATCGCTGCCAACAGGAGAAATTATGAATGCTACCGGTCATGGCTCGATGGAATCCCCGGGATATCCCTGCTCGAATATGACGAGGGAGAAAAGCGGAATTACCATTACATCATTCTGGAAGTGGACGAGGAAGAAGCCGGATTGAGCCGGGATGAACTGCAGAACGTCCTGTGGGCCGAGAACATCCTGGCCAGGCGATACTTCTACCCGGGATGCCACAGGATGGAACCGTATCGTTCCTGTTTCCCTCATGCCCGTCTGCTGTTGAAGGAAACGGAGAGGATCTGCAAGAGGGTTCTCGTGCTGCCGACAGGGTCATCCATCGACCCGGAGAGCATAAAGACGATTTGCAACATTATCCGGTTGGCAGTAGCTCATGGGAAAGATATCAGGAAGAACATGAATCCGGATGAGACAGGGTGA
- a CDS encoding glycosyltransferase family 2 protein, which yields MPFLTVAVCTRNRSEKTRNAVESILSNSFQDYELLVVDQSTEGATGAVMDGYDDKRIRYIHTDTVGLSRSRNVAIRESKAEIIVFTDDDCICDRDWLGSIAAEYDQDPNMMGVYGRVLPFGDGREGMVCQCLIDSMERRIVNKPIIPYNVLGHGNNMSFRKDVFRKVGLYIESLGAGTWMKGGEDTDLTYRVLRSRMKVCYSPAPLVYHDNWLTREKSAALECDYILASVAVFMKYALKLDRVAPSYLDERGREIIYRVYWQIKHSNKADLKFALKRLKYYSVGLLMGVRFLFVAAPGL from the coding sequence ATGCCGTTCCTGACGGTTGCAGTCTGTACAAGGAACAGGAGCGAGAAAACCCGTAATGCGGTCGAATCAATCCTATCCAATTCATTTCAGGATTATGAACTTCTCGTTGTGGATCAAAGCACGGAAGGGGCAACCGGCGCCGTCATGGATGGCTACGATGACAAGAGAATCAGGTACATCCATACGGACACGGTTGGTCTTTCAAGATCGAGGAATGTCGCGATCCGTGAAAGCAAAGCGGAAATTATCGTATTCACGGATGACGATTGCATCTGCGACAGGGATTGGCTCGGATCGATAGCAGCGGAGTACGACCAGGATCCGAACATGATGGGGGTTTATGGAAGAGTTCTTCCCTTCGGCGACGGCCGGGAAGGAATGGTCTGCCAATGCCTGATTGATTCCATGGAAAGGCGGATTGTAAACAAGCCCATCATTCCGTACAACGTTTTGGGACACGGTAACAATATGTCCTTCCGGAAAGATGTGTTCAGGAAAGTCGGCCTGTATATTGAGAGTCTGGGGGCCGGAACATGGATGAAAGGCGGAGAAGATACGGACCTGACGTATCGGGTATTACGTTCAAGAATGAAGGTCTGCTATTCACCTGCTCCGCTTGTTTATCACGATAACTGGCTGACGCGCGAAAAGTCCGCGGCGCTGGAATGCGACTATATTCTTGCTTCAGTCGCCGTATTTATGAAATATGCGCTTAAATTAGACCGTGTTGCGCCTTCATATCTTGATGAGAGGGGAAGAGAAATAATCTATCGTGTTTATTGGCAGATAAAGCACAGCAATAAGGCGGATTTGAAATTCGCATTGAAACGATTGAAATATTATTCCGTCGGACTGTTGATGGGTGTAAGGTTTCTGTTTGTCGCGGCTCCCGGATTATAG